The following proteins are encoded in a genomic region of Leptospira ryugenii:
- a CDS encoding protein adenylyltransferase SelO yields MTKVQNASYLSLPKLFYKTKGKSQFPSPKMIFWNEDLAQFLQLEEENQDKDLSAQYLCGNLVYENTESIALAYAGHQFGHFTMLGDGRAVLLGEVEAKDKISYDLQLKGSGRTAFSRNGDGRATLTAMLREYLISESMFYLKIPTTRSLAVVETGEFVTREMTQPGAVLTRVAKSHLRVGTFEYVYQFGNEEDLSALLAYATERHFPYLEKTDRYALQFLREVMNLQSSLIVDWMRVGFIHGVMNTDNMSISGETIDYGPCAFMNVYDPSTVFSSIDSQGRYAFGNQASIAHWNLACLANALLPLIHKEEKKSIELAQSTLDEFAKIFMDKYWSMMAKKIGFPKADEDVLQLAKSLLNIMQTYKLDYTNTFINLERSDFDQNKIDPNLKTWIEDWRLVLNQKNLDWNQSLALMEEMNPSFIPRNHLVEEALESARMGEGEKIMSLLQRQKFPYERKDILLLENEIPKGGDAGYVTFCGT; encoded by the coding sequence ATGACAAAAGTGCAAAATGCCAGCTATCTGAGTCTACCCAAACTTTTTTATAAGACCAAAGGTAAGAGTCAATTTCCGTCTCCAAAAATGATTTTCTGGAATGAAGACTTGGCTCAATTTCTACAGCTTGAAGAGGAAAACCAAGATAAGGATTTAAGTGCACAGTATCTCTGTGGGAATTTGGTCTATGAAAATACGGAATCAATTGCATTAGCTTATGCAGGGCATCAATTCGGCCACTTTACTATGTTAGGTGACGGTAGGGCGGTTTTATTAGGAGAGGTAGAGGCAAAAGATAAGATCAGCTATGATTTACAGTTGAAGGGATCAGGAAGAACTGCATTTTCCCGAAATGGAGATGGGCGAGCTACTCTAACAGCAATGCTTAGAGAGTATTTGATCAGTGAATCTATGTTTTATCTAAAAATACCAACAACACGAAGTTTGGCGGTTGTGGAAACAGGTGAATTTGTTACAAGAGAGATGACGCAACCGGGTGCGGTATTGACACGCGTCGCGAAAAGCCATCTTCGAGTTGGAACATTTGAATACGTGTACCAATTTGGAAATGAAGAGGATCTGTCTGCACTTTTAGCTTATGCGACCGAAAGACATTTCCCTTATTTAGAAAAGACCGACCGGTATGCTTTGCAATTTTTGAGAGAAGTAATGAATCTACAGTCATCATTGATTGTGGATTGGATGAGAGTTGGTTTCATTCACGGTGTCATGAATACTGATAATATGAGTATTAGTGGTGAAACCATTGATTACGGTCCTTGTGCATTTATGAATGTTTATGATCCTTCCACTGTTTTTAGCTCAATTGATAGTCAGGGTAGATATGCATTTGGAAACCAAGCATCAATCGCACACTGGAATCTTGCATGTTTGGCGAATGCACTACTTCCCCTCATACATAAAGAAGAAAAAAAATCAATAGAACTTGCACAATCAACTCTGGATGAATTTGCAAAAATATTTATGGACAAGTATTGGTCCATGATGGCAAAGAAGATTGGATTTCCAAAAGCAGATGAAGATGTTCTCCAATTGGCAAAAAGTTTGTTGAACATTATGCAAACATACAAATTGGATTATACAAATACATTTATCAATTTAGAAAGATCGGATTTTGATCAAAACAAAATAGACCCAAATCTTAAGACTTGGATTGAGGATTGGAGACTAGTCCTCAATCAAAAGAATCTAGATTGGAACCAAAGTTTAGCATTGATGGAAGAAATGAACCCAAGTTTCATACCGAGAAACCATTTAGTGGAAGAAGCATTGGAAAGTGCGCGTATGGGAGAGGGGGAA
- a CDS encoding DUF1304 domain-containing protein has translation MKIASLILSGFVAVEHVFILVLEMFLWQTEFGMRTFKLTPETAATTATLAKNQGLYNGFLAAGLFWALFFIKDQNSKYQTLVFFLVCIVIAGIYGSATAKFSILFTQGAPALLALGMTILANRK, from the coding sequence ATGAAAATAGCATCACTCATTCTAAGCGGATTTGTTGCAGTGGAACACGTATTTATCCTTGTTCTGGAAATGTTCTTATGGCAAACAGAGTTTGGCATGCGGACATTTAAACTCACACCAGAAACAGCTGCCACGACCGCGACTCTTGCGAAGAACCAAGGATTGTACAATGGATTTCTAGCAGCCGGTTTGTTTTGGGCCCTCTTCTTTATCAAAGACCAAAACTCGAAATACCAAACTCTTGTATTCTTTTTGGTTTGCATTGTCATAGCGGGAATATATGGATCAGCGACTGCTAAGTTTTCCATCCTATTCACCCAAGGGGCACCCGCATTACTAGCCTTAGGTATGACGATACTTGCAAATCGAAAATAA
- a CDS encoding RNA polymerase sigma factor produces the protein MEDPHLHIWEKCIQGNRKAFEDLVRFFQPKVFALSLKFLWNPEDAEDATQEILIKVITNLGSFRKESKLSTWVYRIASNHLINSKRSLLEQKSIRFRQVEQELSKGNIIPSETNESTKNLALHVQAACTHAILLCLKRSYRIAFLLGEVFQVSSEEGAWIMNISEANFRKRLSRARIKMDQFLGKHCGLAKESNACRCENRIAYSQKSKRIDAYLKLSEHMKEKGTWKPKPLLMASRTVRKAAEIYSQGPDFQSRQDFLKKCKESIETNQWSILN, from the coding sequence ATGGAAGATCCGCATTTACATATCTGGGAAAAATGTATCCAAGGTAACCGTAAGGCTTTTGAGGACTTAGTACGATTTTTCCAGCCAAAAGTATTTGCTCTCTCACTCAAATTTCTTTGGAATCCTGAGGATGCAGAAGATGCTACTCAGGAGATCCTCATCAAGGTAATTACAAACTTAGGGAGCTTCCGAAAAGAAAGTAAATTGAGTACCTGGGTATACCGCATCGCTAGTAATCATTTAATCAATTCGAAAAGAAGTCTTTTAGAACAAAAATCAATTCGCTTTCGCCAAGTCGAACAAGAGCTATCGAAAGGAAATATTATCCCCTCAGAGACCAATGAATCAACCAAAAATCTTGCATTGCATGTGCAAGCTGCATGTACTCATGCAATTTTACTTTGCTTAAAAAGAAGTTATAGAATTGCTTTTTTGTTAGGTGAAGTTTTTCAAGTGAGTAGCGAAGAAGGCGCCTGGATCATGAATATCTCGGAGGCAAATTTTAGAAAAAGGTTATCTAGAGCTCGGATAAAGATGGACCAGTTCTTAGGCAAACATTGTGGATTAGCAAAAGAATCTAACGCCTGTCGGTGTGAAAATCGTATTGCCTATTCACAAAAATCAAAACGAATAGATGCCTATTTAAAACTCTCTGAGCACATGAAAGAAAAAGGCACCTGGAAACCAAAGCCACTTCTAATGGCCTCAAGGACAGTTCGAAAAGCGGCAGAAATTTATTCCCAAGGACCTGATTTTCAATCAAGGCAGGATTTTCTGAAAAAATGCAAAGAGAGCATAGAAACAAACCAATGGTCGATCTTAAATTGA
- a CDS encoding helix-turn-helix domain-containing protein: protein MIVKEKEEVSLLKLQSFGDSLKFWRELHRKTQLDLAMDLDVSAKHLSFLENNRSTPSRQMVLKIAEVLRLPLRQRNSLLLAAGYAPEFKESALSDQQIQSVAEALQRLIDKQEPFPAFVVNTEYKILNYNQGFRKLISKFVGDKALQIHENAIEILCSETGLKPYVEHYEIVENFLKRRLFDEILISQNPKLLDLYQKLFSNNPMNELLPLVDMQIPILSLRLRKENLCANFFSTITTLGTPLDVTLQELKIECFFPMDEETKCVLSEP from the coding sequence ATGATCGTTAAAGAGAAAGAAGAAGTCTCCCTTTTGAAATTGCAATCCTTTGGGGATTCGCTTAAATTTTGGAGGGAGTTGCATCGAAAAACTCAATTGGATTTGGCTATGGATTTGGATGTTTCAGCCAAACACCTAAGCTTTTTGGAAAATAACCGATCCACTCCGAGCCGACAAATGGTTCTGAAAATAGCGGAAGTCTTACGATTGCCACTCCGCCAAAGAAATTCACTTCTACTTGCTGCGGGCTACGCTCCCGAGTTTAAAGAATCTGCCTTGTCAGACCAACAAATCCAGTCTGTTGCGGAAGCCTTACAAAGATTGATCGATAAACAAGAGCCATTTCCTGCCTTCGTAGTAAATACAGAATATAAAATTTTAAATTATAACCAGGGTTTCCGAAAACTAATCTCTAAGTTTGTGGGAGATAAGGCACTGCAGATCCATGAGAATGCGATCGAGATTTTGTGCTCAGAAACTGGTCTGAAGCCATATGTTGAACATTATGAAATCGTAGAAAATTTTTTGAAGAGAAGACTTTTTGATGAGATACTAATCTCACAAAATCCCAAATTATTGGATTTGTATCAGAAACTTTTTTCAAACAATCCTATGAATGAACTTTTGCCTTTAGTGGATATGCAAATACCTATCTTAAGTCTGCGCCTACGGAAAGAGAATCTTTGTGCAAATTTTTTTTCAACCATTACAACTTTGGGCACTCCTCTTGATGTAACTCTACAAGAATTGAAGATAGAGTGTTTTTTTCCCATGGATGAGGAAACAAAATGTGTACTAAGCGAACCTTAA
- a CDS encoding DUF4386 domain-containing protein: MNQRILAGWGFIFAAVAIQIPYTYLILNFDYPDILRKDTGEILSKFHQAGEPLVWAWFAFALLGLPLFYSYTYLNEIFKKDNSLLSNVGTFFGLSALLFQMIGLLRWVFVVPFLAKLYVQNSTIETTRVAIEISFQTQHQLFGVLLGEHIGQLFTVIWMFCFSYLFFQQKQRSFLISTFGFLSAFVYLCGQTELLTLVTNIPEIPLTGFLGSLGWLVWMIVVGVVLIRQDGKNKGI, encoded by the coding sequence ATGAACCAGAGAATTTTAGCAGGTTGGGGATTTATTTTTGCAGCCGTGGCAATCCAAATACCATATACATATTTAATTTTGAACTTTGATTATCCAGATATCTTAAGGAAGGATACAGGTGAGATCCTGAGCAAATTCCACCAAGCCGGAGAACCATTGGTGTGGGCTTGGTTTGCATTTGCACTGTTGGGATTGCCCTTGTTCTACTCATACACGTATCTGAATGAAATTTTTAAAAAAGACAATTCTCTTCTTAGCAATGTCGGAACATTTTTCGGCCTTAGCGCTTTGCTCTTTCAAATGATAGGTCTTTTGCGCTGGGTTTTTGTTGTACCTTTTCTTGCAAAATTGTATGTTCAGAATTCAACGATCGAAACTACGCGAGTAGCTATCGAGATTTCCTTCCAAACTCAACACCAACTATTTGGAGTATTATTGGGAGAGCATATCGGACAACTATTCACCGTTATCTGGATGTTTTGCTTTTCTTATCTATTCTTCCAACAAAAGCAAAGAAGTTTTCTTATTTCGACTTTTGGATTTTTATCCGCATTTGTATATCTGTGTGGTCAGACAGAATTACTGACACTAGTTACCAATATTCCAGAAATTCCACTAACAGGATTTTTGGGTAGTTTGGGTTGGCTTGTGTGGATGATTGTTGTCGGTGTGGTCTTAATCCGACAGGATGGAAAAAACAAAGGGATATAG
- a CDS encoding helix-turn-helix domain-containing protein, with protein sequence MEIGSIILGFAFLQSLHLAFYFLLKDRPMQDKAGFVFFFIFLAFTFFCNFLYISGWIKVFIHFSQLGYLLGVLAPPLFLLGISNYYRLHLFSPQFAISAFLPSIALGIYQLPFFFSDTETKLHFLNANQADLVQGEPFQLMLYVLVSNFIFLSFFSYRLFRVKSSFDEPGAKQSLQISLWILVVWHLIGICIYALHPSRTEEAIINIGFCFWTIGLSYFRLITDQREFKLKQQKKSEDKYKKSLLVDDKLQKAGMKIEAFFSESDRIFDSDFSFEELSIALGHSNHDLSQVFNRYFQKTFYEYLREKRIEKALEYLSTTDWTVLRIGMEVGYESKSAFLRAFRQIKSVSPKEYKQKLQSRSI encoded by the coding sequence ATGGAAATAGGCAGTATAATCCTAGGCTTTGCCTTTTTGCAGTCCCTACACCTTGCCTTTTATTTTCTTTTGAAAGACAGACCCATGCAAGATAAAGCTGGATTCGTTTTCTTTTTCATCTTCTTAGCCTTTACCTTCTTTTGTAACTTTTTGTATATATCCGGTTGGATCAAAGTATTCATACATTTCTCCCAATTAGGTTATTTATTGGGAGTGCTAGCCCCTCCTCTGTTTCTCTTGGGTATCAGCAATTATTATCGTTTGCATTTATTTTCTCCTCAGTTCGCAATCTCTGCTTTTTTGCCGAGCATAGCTTTGGGGATCTACCAACTTCCTTTCTTTTTTTCAGATACGGAAACCAAACTTCATTTTTTGAATGCAAACCAAGCTGATCTCGTTCAGGGAGAACCATTTCAACTCATGCTTTATGTCTTGGTATCGAATTTTATTTTCCTTAGCTTTTTTTCATACCGCTTATTCCGTGTTAAATCATCGTTTGATGAGCCTGGCGCAAAGCAGTCTCTGCAGATTTCTCTTTGGATTTTGGTAGTTTGGCATTTGATCGGAATTTGCATCTATGCATTGCACCCTAGTCGCACAGAAGAAGCCATAATCAATATTGGATTCTGTTTTTGGACCATCGGTCTTTCTTATTTTCGACTGATTACGGACCAAAGAGAATTCAAACTGAAGCAGCAGAAAAAATCTGAGGATAAATATAAAAAATCTCTACTGGTAGATGATAAACTCCAAAAGGCAGGTATGAAGATAGAGGCCTTCTTTTCCGAGTCTGACCGAATTTTTGATTCAGATTTTTCATTTGAGGAATTATCAATTGCTCTCGGACATTCTAACCATGACCTCTCGCAAGTCTTCAATCGCTATTTCCAAAAAACATTCTATGAATATCTGCGCGAAAAAAGGATCGAGAAAGCATTGGAGTATCTCTCGACTACTGATTGGACTGTACTTAGAATCGGCATGGAAGTTGGTTACGAATCAAAATCAGCTTTTCTCAGAGCATTTCGCCAAATCAAATCTGTATCACCCAAGGAATATAAACAAAAACTCCAAAGTCGCTCGATTTAG
- a CDS encoding SDR family NAD(P)-dependent oxidoreductase: MSKEKWALITGASSGIGKSYVLEFSKRGYNVVLVSRNLSSLNKVKESLGTETKSLVLAIDLSKLDSAKTVFEAVQKSGIEIHTLVNNAGFGSYGPFHLSSYNENQDQMILNIVSLANLTHLFLPGMVERKTGTVINIASTASYQPVPYMAIYSASKAFVRFFTKALWAEYSETGVQFLNVSPGPVETNFFEVVNAKEASVGKRDTPENTVKQSLDALSKRKASIITGPIGNFILSNLSRIVPTQIGLKITKKVMSPKN, translated from the coding sequence ATGTCAAAGGAAAAATGGGCATTGATAACGGGAGCATCTTCAGGGATCGGTAAATCTTATGTGTTAGAATTTTCAAAAAGAGGGTACAATGTGGTCCTGGTTTCTAGAAATCTCTCATCTTTAAACAAGGTTAAGGAAAGTTTGGGTACAGAGACAAAAAGCTTGGTTTTGGCAATAGATCTTTCAAAGCTTGATTCTGCAAAGACTGTATTTGAAGCCGTTCAAAAGAGCGGAATTGAAATCCATACTTTAGTCAATAACGCAGGCTTTGGCTCGTATGGTCCTTTCCACTTAAGTTCCTATAACGAAAACCAAGACCAAATGATACTGAATATCGTTAGTCTTGCCAATTTGACGCATCTATTCCTCCCCGGAATGGTGGAAAGAAAGACAGGTACGGTAATCAATATCGCGAGTACAGCAAGCTACCAACCCGTACCTTATATGGCAATCTATTCGGCTTCCAAAGCATTTGTTCGGTTTTTCACGAAAGCGCTCTGGGCTGAATATTCAGAAACTGGTGTTCAATTTTTAAATGTAAGCCCTGGGCCCGTAGAAACCAATTTTTTTGAAGTTGTCAATGCGAAAGAGGCATCGGTAGGAAAGCGAGACACTCCAGAAAATACAGTCAAACAGTCGCTAGATGCTTTGTCGAAACGAAAAGCCTCTATCATCACAGGACCTATCGGGAACTTTATACTTTCCAATCTCTCGAGAATTGTGCCAACTCAGATAGGGCTAAAGATTACGAAGAAAGTAATGAGCCCCAAAAACTAA
- a CDS encoding TetR/AcrR family transcriptional regulator — MKRKESQQLTVSRILESAEKNFADYGFHAASVETITMEAGYSRGAFYSNFESKEDLFLKLVESRMDQILMELDLILTTELPPNQKLDHIRTYYRKNAQNPKFALIMSEFFQLAIRSHEIKEKIRKINRVYNQKLASIVDHIFNDSKEKPALSSYEITVMLLSLGEGLMLQHLSDPKKFNDAAISKTIDFAFDRLIQIHFS, encoded by the coding sequence ATGAAAAGAAAAGAAAGCCAGCAACTTACTGTTTCCCGAATCTTAGAATCAGCGGAAAAAAATTTCGCAGACTACGGATTCCATGCTGCAAGTGTAGAAACGATCACCATGGAAGCAGGATACTCCAGAGGCGCGTTTTATTCAAATTTTGAGAGCAAAGAGGATCTTTTTTTGAAATTGGTGGAAAGCCGGATGGATCAAATCTTAATGGAACTTGATTTGATCTTAACTACAGAGCTTCCACCAAATCAAAAACTAGACCATATCCGCACCTATTACCGAAAAAATGCTCAGAACCCAAAGTTTGCTCTGATCATGAGTGAATTTTTCCAGCTCGCTATTCGTTCTCACGAAATCAAAGAAAAAATAAGAAAGATCAATCGAGTGTACAATCAAAAACTTGCCTCTATCGTGGATCATATTTTCAATGATAGCAAAGAAAAACCTGCTTTAAGTTCATATGAGATCACTGTCATGTTACTGTCTTTAGGTGAAGGATTGATGTTACAACATCTATCCGATCCTAAAAAATTCAATGATGCGGCAATTTCAAAAACCATCGACTTTGCATTTGATCGTTTGATTCAGATTCATTTTTCTTAA
- a CDS encoding TetR/AcrR family transcriptional regulator — MNKRLTYEERKLSIIQAALPLFAEKGLDGTKTRELAKAAKVTDALIYKIFPTKELLFQGVLEYTLAIKESGWNEIAENKKGFNFLASLIDLFLSECLSTNRNPDLEYAHKLVLKSLTTDGKFAKRYFTEKMSALEEIISESYEIAWKNGELEEKHMDAKRQNGWIVHHLLIAFSIFNFSSPSLSLYKVSKSKLKQDTLLFVLRGIGFKDAILHKHFGKKISK; from the coding sequence TTGAATAAAAGACTTACATACGAAGAGAGAAAACTTTCCATCATTCAAGCTGCCCTTCCCTTATTTGCGGAAAAAGGATTGGATGGAACTAAAACAAGAGAATTGGCGAAAGCAGCAAAAGTAACAGATGCGCTCATATACAAAATTTTCCCAACCAAAGAATTGCTGTTTCAAGGCGTACTCGAATATACCTTGGCCATCAAAGAATCCGGCTGGAATGAAATAGCAGAAAATAAAAAGGGATTTAATTTCCTGGCAAGTTTGATAGATCTCTTTCTCAGTGAGTGTTTAAGCACAAATAGAAATCCAGACTTAGAATATGCGCATAAATTGGTTCTAAAAAGTTTAACAACCGATGGCAAATTTGCAAAACGATATTTTACAGAAAAGATGTCAGCCTTGGAAGAGATCATCAGCGAATCTTATGAAATTGCATGGAAAAATGGTGAGCTAGAAGAGAAGCATATGGATGCAAAAAGGCAAAATGGCTGGATTGTTCACCATCTGTTGATCGCCTTTTCCATTTTTAATTTTTCCTCACCATCTCTTAGCCTGTACAAAGTATCCAAATCAAAATTAAAACAGGATACATTATTGTTTGTTTTGCGAGGCATTGGATTCAAAGATGCAATCCTCCACAAGCACTTCGGAAAAAAAATCTCGAAGTGA
- a CDS encoding MxaD family protein — MKSYSIFILSLILIFPLTIFASAEDNIVEIKVPFQIKTKKQVAFERIVPIELSKIFRPYGRLPGIKSTNETEKWIKAGLTRKVEFEDGDTAIETLDQVNPSHDFSYHIESFTSPLRFLANRIEGEWIFSDTESGATAVHWTYRVYLKNTFARGIFNLFVKKDLEGMLRQASEIITQDLEG; from the coding sequence ATGAAATCTTACTCTATCTTTATTCTAAGTCTGATTTTGATCTTTCCCCTTACCATCTTTGCATCAGCAGAGGATAATATTGTAGAGATCAAAGTACCGTTTCAAATCAAAACCAAGAAACAGGTCGCTTTTGAAAGGATCGTTCCCATAGAACTTTCGAAAATTTTTAGACCATACGGTCGATTGCCTGGTATCAAGAGCACAAATGAAACTGAAAAATGGATTAAGGCTGGTCTCACAAGGAAAGTTGAATTTGAAGACGGGGATACAGCAATTGAAACACTAGATCAGGTGAATCCTTCACATGATTTTTCCTATCATATCGAATCATTTACATCTCCCTTACGATTTTTAGCCAATCGTATCGAAGGTGAATGGATTTTTTCTGATACAGAATCGGGAGCAACAGCGGTGCATTGGACGTATCGCGTTTATTTAAAAAACACATTCGCTCGTGGGATCTTTAATCTATTTGTTAAAAAGGATTTGGAAGGGATGTTGAGACAAGCCTCTGAGATCATTACGCAAGACCTGGAAGGGTAG
- a CDS encoding AraC family transcriptional regulator — translation MIPPLFISIFLGFGLFQSLLLFVYYLRLSDWKVGSVPMAISFLILSLVFGFSILYLNGLALEFPHMARLGFLLGALIGPTFGIAIRAHLGYPKDFWGELIPFLVPVGILIYSFPFFLQSSADKLAFIRADLIAPHPECTFMSLFAVFSNAISFGRVYFRLKDFEDEFPKESLQEVKLFQNYLRTSSIVFLFVCIFYVFVEDRRVDTVTNIAIAIWVLGFAWFRFYSESNLDRPVANVDLSEPNKELKYKKSFLSQNQLDEMGKQIVSLLDDKEMYKDADLSLDLIAKYLKTNHQTVSQVINRYFHKSFLELIREYRIQNSKELLIQTDHPILRIGLDAGFNSKTSFLRAFREEVGCTPSEFRERHSVPNQKRT, via the coding sequence ATGATACCTCCTCTATTTATTTCTATATTTCTCGGATTTGGCTTATTCCAATCTTTGCTTCTATTTGTTTATTACCTTCGTTTGAGTGATTGGAAGGTAGGTTCGGTTCCAATGGCAATTTCGTTTCTGATCCTATCTTTGGTGTTCGGCTTCTCGATACTATATTTGAATGGGCTGGCTTTAGAGTTTCCTCATATGGCAAGATTAGGTTTTTTATTGGGTGCTCTGATTGGACCGACATTCGGGATAGCGATTCGCGCACACCTTGGTTACCCAAAAGACTTTTGGGGAGAATTGATACCTTTTTTGGTTCCGGTAGGCATTCTTATCTATTCATTTCCATTTTTCCTACAAAGTTCAGCCGATAAATTAGCCTTTATCCGAGCGGATCTGATTGCTCCTCATCCTGAATGCACATTTATGAGTTTGTTTGCCGTTTTTTCAAATGCCATCTCCTTTGGCCGCGTTTATTTCAGATTGAAAGACTTTGAAGATGAATTTCCCAAGGAATCTTTGCAAGAGGTAAAATTATTTCAGAACTATCTTCGAACCTCTTCCATTGTCTTCTTATTTGTTTGTATCTTTTATGTATTCGTAGAAGACAGGAGAGTTGATACTGTTACAAACATAGCCATCGCGATTTGGGTGCTAGGCTTTGCTTGGTTTCGATTTTATTCTGAATCGAATCTGGATCGGCCTGTTGCAAATGTTGATTTGTCAGAACCAAACAAAGAACTAAAATACAAAAAATCATTTTTGTCCCAGAATCAATTGGATGAAATGGGAAAACAGATTGTAAGTCTGTTAGACGATAAAGAAATGTACAAGGACGCTGATCTTAGTTTGGACTTGATCGCCAAATACCTAAAAACAAATCACCAAACGGTATCCCAAGTTATCAATCGTTACTTCCATAAAAGTTTTTTAGAGCTTATTAGAGAGTATCGAATCCAAAATTCAAAGGAGTTACTCATTCAAACGGATCATCCGATCCTACGCATCGGTCTTGATGCTGGATTCAATTCAAAAACAAGTTTTCTCCGTGCCTTCCGAGAAGAGGTAGGTTGCACTCCCAGTGAATTCAGAGAACGACACTCTGTCCCAAACCAAAAGCGTACTTGA
- the chrA gene encoding chromate efflux transporter has product MKYTEILFTALRLGLTSFGGPIAHLAYFREVYVQRKKWISESDYLDLISLCQVLPGPASSQVGLAIGFIRGGYLGSILAWIGFTLPSALFLCLCAMGINSFASFLPPLFIHSLKVGSVAVILQAIVNMSKQTFGDHIRIIIALCSSILLWLVQIPFLPMLLIFLSGFCGYYFGPQTSSESNKTESISFKQNSLFFFLILTAIFFLLMAIGNGDPLLSVLSLFYRTGFLVFGGGHVVLPLLQDELVSNGLLTKDLFLAGYGLANIVPGPLFSFSAFVGFLVPTKINSWLSATLCTVFLFIPSFLLIWGTLPNWEKIKSIDSVKRMLYWINASVLGFLIAALYDPIWKQTIESNLDISIATLGFVFLEQLKFPSWLVVLSIVMIYNLQSIL; this is encoded by the coding sequence ATGAAGTATACAGAAATTTTATTCACAGCACTAAGACTAGGACTCACTTCTTTTGGAGGTCCGATCGCACATTTAGCATACTTCCGAGAGGTTTATGTCCAAAGAAAAAAGTGGATTTCAGAATCAGATTATTTGGATCTAATATCTCTCTGCCAAGTGTTGCCTGGTCCTGCAAGCTCTCAGGTGGGCTTAGCCATTGGGTTTATCAGAGGAGGTTACTTGGGATCTATCTTAGCTTGGATAGGATTTACCCTTCCCTCTGCTCTGTTCTTGTGTCTCTGTGCTATGGGAATCAATTCCTTTGCCTCTTTTTTACCGCCATTATTCATCCACAGTCTTAAAGTCGGGTCTGTTGCAGTCATACTACAAGCAATTGTGAACATGTCCAAACAAACATTCGGTGATCATATTCGCATAATAATCGCTTTGTGTTCTTCAATTTTACTCTGGCTTGTGCAGATTCCCTTCCTCCCTATGCTTTTAATTTTTCTCTCGGGTTTTTGTGGATACTATTTTGGTCCGCAGACTTCTTCAGAGTCGAATAAAACAGAATCGATCTCTTTTAAGCAAAATAGTCTTTTCTTTTTTCTCATATTAACTGCGATTTTCTTTCTCCTAATGGCGATTGGAAATGGTGATCCACTGCTATCCGTCTTAAGTTTGTTTTATCGAACTGGTTTTTTAGTTTTTGGTGGTGGTCATGTTGTCCTACCTTTACTCCAGGATGAATTGGTCTCAAACGGATTGCTGACAAAAGACCTTTTTCTCGCGGGCTACGGTTTAGCAAATATCGTCCCAGGTCCTTTATTTTCTTTCAGTGCATTTGTGGGGTTCTTGGTACCAACCAAAATCAATTCCTGGCTCTCTGCAACGCTCTGCACAGTCTTCCTATTCATCCCATCCTTTCTTCTCATTTGGGGGACTTTGCCAAATTGGGAAAAAATCAAATCAATTGATTCGGTGAAGAGAATGCTATATTGGATCAATGCATCCGTCTTGGGATTTCTAATTGCTGCACTTTACGATCCAATCTGGAAACAAACAATAGAATCAAACTTGGATATTTCGATTGCTACCTTGGGGTTTGTATTTCTGGAACAACTTAAATTCCCAAGTTGGCTTGTAGTACTGAGTATTGTTATGATTTACAACCTACAGTCGATCTTATAG